One Citrobacter amalonaticus genomic window carries:
- the xapA gene encoding xanthosine phosphorylase, translated as MTDSHFSQNPWNSADIIRGYKPDFTPRVAFILGSGLGALAEQIEDAVAISYEKLPGFPVSTVHGHAGELVLGHLAGVPVACMKGRGHFYEGRGMTVMTDAIRTMKLLGCELLFCTNAAGSLRPEVGPGSLVALSDHINTMPGTPMVGPNDERFGERFFSLANAYDADYRAVLQTVAADEGFTLSEGVFVSYPGPNFETAAEIRMMQIIGGDVVGMSVVPEVITARHCGLKVVAVSAITNLAEGLGDVKLSHAQTLAAAELSRQNFIDLICGFLRKLA; from the coding sequence ATGACCGACTCCCACTTTTCCCAGAATCCCTGGAACAGCGCTGATATTATTCGCGGCTACAAACCTGACTTCACGCCGCGTGTCGCCTTTATCCTTGGCTCGGGTTTAGGCGCGCTGGCTGAGCAGATAGAAGATGCGGTGGCGATTTCCTATGAGAAGCTGCCGGGGTTCCCGGTCAGCACCGTTCACGGGCACGCGGGCGAGTTGGTGCTCGGTCATCTGGCTGGCGTCCCGGTTGCCTGTATGAAAGGGCGCGGGCACTTCTACGAAGGACGCGGCATGACCGTGATGACCGACGCCATTCGCACGATGAAGCTGCTGGGCTGCGAACTGCTGTTCTGCACTAACGCAGCGGGTTCTCTGCGCCCGGAAGTGGGGCCGGGGAGTCTGGTGGCCCTGAGCGACCATATTAACACCATGCCGGGGACACCAATGGTTGGCCCGAACGACGAACGCTTTGGCGAGCGTTTCTTCTCGCTGGCCAATGCCTATGACGCCGATTATCGTGCGGTTTTACAGACCGTTGCCGCCGATGAGGGCTTCACGCTGAGCGAAGGCGTATTTGTTTCCTATCCGGGACCTAACTTTGAGACAGCCGCGGAGATCCGCATGATGCAGATCATTGGCGGCGATGTGGTCGGGATGTCGGTGGTGCCTGAAGTCATCACCGCCCGCCACTGCGGACTGAAAGTGGTTGCCGTGTCGGCGATCACCAATCTGGCGGAAGGCCTGGGCGATGTGAAACTCTCGCACGCGCAAACCCTGGCCGCCGCTGAACTTTCCCGGCAGAACTTTATCGACCTGATTTGCGGGTTCCTGCGCAAACTGGCCTGA
- a CDS encoding sensor domain-containing phosphodiesterase — protein MPAKRNLINNIRIFALAIVLSIAAIQFSRLISPLAIVDSSYIYLSWLPLCVLLSMMLLFGRRAVLPIVLALYLTNHWNLHLPFAQGIVLLFCQMFAVLGTCALVRWQLGPRWRYGLPDRNIWRRVIWFGFVAPLGMKISMYLAGHYLDFPVAVSTFFGAAAAIFTIVDILSLISAVLIFTMLFYYPLRMIVNPHYARIFWRRDIAPCFEKETRLFTLCWLICISLLLAMMCSPLESDYIAGYLVPVLFIIFTTGVGKLTYPFLNLSWAISTLFLLTYNRNFLQGVGSEYSLAFILSVLVSFSICLLYMMRIFLRSEWLNRRWHMQALTDPLTRLPNLRALEQFLQKESGQSVCCLRLENLEFLSRHYGMLMRVHSKRTVHRMLQPLMLENEKIFQLPGSELLLVLNGPEMDARLQHMLDLLNSRKIYWNNTGLDMGYGASWGQWDGKQETLQPLLGQLSWLAEQSCANHRVLALTQSQEVATGQTTERVLLLNKIRKALDNGDLLLYAQPIRDAQGKGYDEILARLKSDDGIMTPDQFIPLIAQFNLSARFDLQVVEALLTWLSAHPPTETGPLFSVNLMPLTLLQKETAPRIIRLFTRYGIAPETVIIEITEEQAFSNSETSMQNLELLHRFGFRIAIDDFGTGYANYERLKRLQADIIKIDGVFVKDILTDSLDAMIVKSITDLAKAKSLSVVAEYVETPAQRELLLSLGVNYLQGYLIGRPRPLEE, from the coding sequence ATGCCAGCCAAGCGCAACCTGATAAATAATATAAGAATATTCGCTCTTGCGATCGTGCTCTCCATCGCAGCCATCCAGTTTTCACGTTTGATTTCCCCTCTGGCCATTGTGGATTCCAGCTATATCTATCTCTCGTGGCTGCCGCTGTGCGTGCTGCTGTCGATGATGCTGCTGTTTGGCCGACGTGCTGTTCTGCCCATTGTGCTGGCGTTATACCTGACCAACCACTGGAATCTTCATCTGCCGTTCGCGCAAGGCATTGTGTTGCTCTTCTGTCAGATGTTTGCCGTGCTGGGAACCTGTGCGCTGGTGCGCTGGCAACTGGGGCCGCGCTGGCGTTACGGATTACCCGATCGCAATATCTGGCGCAGAGTGATTTGGTTTGGCTTTGTCGCCCCGCTCGGGATGAAAATCAGTATGTATCTCGCCGGGCATTATCTCGATTTCCCGGTCGCGGTTTCGACATTCTTTGGTGCGGCGGCGGCCATCTTCACGATTGTCGATATTCTGAGCCTGATCTCGGCGGTGCTGATTTTCACCATGCTTTTTTATTATCCGCTGCGGATGATAGTGAATCCGCATTATGCCCGGATATTCTGGCGTCGCGATATTGCGCCGTGTTTTGAAAAAGAGACGCGTCTCTTTACCCTATGCTGGCTGATCTGCATTTCTCTGCTGCTCGCTATGATGTGCTCCCCGCTGGAAAGCGACTACATTGCAGGGTATCTGGTGCCCGTGCTGTTCATCATCTTTACCACCGGCGTGGGTAAGCTTACCTATCCGTTTTTGAATCTCAGTTGGGCCATTTCAACGCTGTTTCTGCTGACCTATAACCGCAATTTCTTACAAGGGGTGGGATCGGAGTATTCACTGGCGTTCATCCTGTCGGTACTCGTCTCGTTCAGTATCTGCCTGCTGTATATGATGCGCATCTTTCTGCGCAGTGAATGGCTTAATCGTCGCTGGCACATGCAGGCCCTTACCGATCCCTTAACTCGTTTACCGAATCTGCGTGCGCTGGAGCAGTTCCTGCAAAAAGAGTCCGGGCAGAGCGTCTGTTGCCTGCGACTGGAGAATCTGGAGTTTCTGAGCCGTCACTACGGCATGTTAATGCGTGTGCACAGCAAACGTACGGTGCACCGTATGCTGCAACCGCTGATGCTTGAGAATGAAAAAATCTTCCAGTTGCCAGGGAGTGAATTATTACTGGTGCTTAACGGGCCGGAGATGGACGCCCGCCTGCAGCATATGCTCGACCTGTTGAACAGTCGTAAAATTTACTGGAACAATACCGGGCTGGACATGGGTTACGGCGCATCCTGGGGGCAATGGGATGGGAAGCAGGAGACGCTGCAACCGCTGCTGGGTCAGCTGAGCTGGCTGGCGGAACAGTCCTGCGCGAATCACCGGGTGCTGGCGCTGACTCAAAGCCAGGAAGTGGCGACGGGGCAGACGACCGAACGGGTGCTGCTGCTCAATAAAATTCGTAAAGCGCTCGATAACGGCGATCTCCTGCTTTACGCGCAGCCTATCCGCGACGCTCAGGGCAAAGGGTATGATGAAATTCTCGCCCGGCTGAAAAGCGACGACGGTATCATGACTCCGGATCAGTTTATTCCGCTGATAGCGCAGTTTAACCTCAGCGCCCGCTTTGATTTACAGGTCGTTGAAGCCTTGCTTACCTGGCTATCCGCACATCCTCCTACAGAGACTGGACCGCTTTTCTCGGTCAATTTAATGCCGCTGACCCTGCTGCAAAAAGAGACCGCGCCGCGCATTATTCGCCTGTTCACCCGGTATGGTATTGCTCCGGAAACGGTGATCATTGAGATCACCGAAGAGCAGGCATTTTCCAATTCGGAAACCAGCATGCAAAATCTCGAGCTGCTGCACAGGTTTGGTTTCAGAATTGCAATTGACGACTTTGGTACCGGATATGCCAATTATGAGCGCCTGAAGCGTCTGCAGGCTGACATCATCAAAATCGACGGTGTGTTCGTAAAAGATATTCTGACCGATTCGTTGGATGCGATGATTGTGAAGTCGATAACCGATCTGGCAAAGGC
- a CDS encoding bile acid:sodium symporter family protein, whose product MNIFRILDPFTLTLIAVVLLASFFPAEGDFVPVVEGITTAAIALLFFMHGAKLSREAIIAGGSHWRLHLWVMCSTFILFPVLGVLFAWWEPVNVDPMLYTGFLYLCILPATVQSAIAFTSLAGGNVAAAVCSASASSLLGIFLSPLLVGLVMNIHGAEGSLEQVGKIMLQLLLPFVLGHLSRPWIGKWVAQNKKWIAKTDQTSILLVVYSAFSEAVVNGIWHKVGWGSLLFIVVVSIVLLAIVIAVNIVVARKCGFNKADEITIVFCGSKKSLANGVPMANILFPTSVIGMMVLPLMIFHQIQLMVCAVLARRYKRQTEQLQAQQDSRAAKA is encoded by the coding sequence ATGAATATTTTTCGTATCCTTGATCCGTTTACGCTGACCCTGATTGCGGTCGTCCTGCTGGCCTCATTTTTTCCAGCAGAGGGAGATTTTGTGCCTGTTGTTGAAGGCATCACCACCGCGGCCATCGCGCTCCTGTTCTTTATGCACGGGGCAAAGCTCTCACGCGAAGCCATCATCGCGGGCGGCAGCCACTGGCGTTTGCACCTGTGGGTGATGTGCAGCACCTTCATTCTGTTCCCGGTGCTCGGCGTACTGTTTGCCTGGTGGGAGCCAGTCAACGTTGACCCGATGCTGTACACCGGCTTCCTGTATCTGTGCATTTTGCCCGCCACGGTACAGTCGGCGATTGCCTTTACGTCGCTGGCAGGAGGAAACGTTGCGGCGGCGGTCTGCTCAGCCTCGGCCTCCAGCCTGTTGGGGATTTTCCTCTCGCCGCTGTTGGTTGGTCTGGTGATGAACATTCACGGTGCAGAGGGCAGCCTGGAGCAAGTTGGCAAAATCATGCTGCAACTGCTGCTGCCGTTTGTGCTGGGTCACCTTTCCCGTCCGTGGATCGGCAAGTGGGTCGCACAAAATAAAAAATGGATTGCGAAGACTGACCAGACGTCAATTTTGCTGGTGGTTTATTCCGCCTTCAGCGAAGCCGTCGTGAACGGGATCTGGCACAAAGTGGGCTGGGGATCGCTGCTGTTTATCGTGGTGGTCAGCATTGTGCTGCTCGCCATCGTGATTGCCGTAAACATCGTTGTGGCGCGTAAATGCGGCTTCAACAAAGCTGACGAGATCACGATTGTTTTCTGCGGGTCGAAAAAGAGTCTGGCGAACGGCGTCCCCATGGCCAACATCCTCTTCCCGACGTCGGTCATTGGGATGATGGTACTGCCGCTGATGATCTTCCACCAGATTCAGTTGATGGTCTGTGCAGTGCTGGCGCGTCGCTATAAGCGCCAGACCGAACAGTTACAGGCGCAGCAGGACAGCCGCGCCGCCAAAGCTTAA
- a CDS encoding MerR family transcriptional regulator, with product MKRLRSKMTTEELADCLGVAKQTVNRWIREQKWETEKFPGVKGGRARLVHIDTRVREFILNIPAFRNHSAFYQAEESLAEYNPVVRSHAYRQIIDAVENMSAAEQEKLALFLSREGIRGFLTRLGLNDSE from the coding sequence ATGAAAAGATTACGCAGCAAAATGACCACCGAAGAACTGGCGGATTGCCTCGGTGTCGCTAAGCAAACCGTGAATCGTTGGATCCGTGAACAAAAATGGGAAACGGAAAAATTTCCAGGTGTTAAAGGGGGTCGGGCAAGACTCGTTCACATCGATACACGCGTGCGGGAGTTTATTCTGAACATCCCGGCGTTTCGTAACCATTCTGCATTTTATCAGGCTGAAGAGTCACTGGCCGAGTACAACCCCGTCGTGCGCAGCCATGCTTATCGGCAAATTATTGATGCCGTGGAAAATATGTCCGCAGCGGAACAGGAAAAGTTAGCGCTGTTTCTTTCACGTGAAGGCATCCGCGGTTTCCTCACACGCCTGGGTCTGAACGATTCTGAGTAG
- a CDS encoding LysR family transcriptional regulator yields the protein MNYSLRQLRVFVTVAQERSFSRAGECIGLSQSAVSHSIKELERQTGVKLLNRTTREVVLTDAGQQLAGRLERLLDELHITLREAGRVGTQLTGTVRVAASQTISAHLIPQCIAQSNQRYPAIDFVLHDRPQQWVLESIRQGEVDFGIVIDPGAVSDLQCEAILSEPFLLLCHQAHPLAQQEWVSWQDLQQERLVLQDYASGSRPLIDAALAHFAIEANIVQEIGHPATLFPMVEAGIGISILPALALPLPQGSHLQVKRLTPVVERQLMLARRKNRSLSTAAQALWEVVRTQANALTSLRAQDPLYQI from the coding sequence ATGAATTATTCTCTGCGTCAATTACGTGTGTTTGTTACCGTTGCTCAGGAGCGAAGTTTCAGCCGGGCCGGTGAGTGTATTGGTCTGAGCCAGTCGGCGGTCAGTCACAGTATCAAAGAACTGGAGCGTCAGACAGGGGTGAAACTGCTGAACCGCACGACGCGCGAAGTGGTGCTGACGGATGCCGGGCAACAGCTGGCGGGTCGCCTGGAGCGACTGCTGGATGAACTGCACATCACGCTGCGGGAAGCGGGTAGGGTGGGCACGCAACTCACCGGTACGGTTCGCGTGGCGGCAAGTCAGACGATCTCCGCCCATCTCATTCCGCAGTGCATTGCGCAAAGTAATCAGCGCTATCCGGCGATTGACTTTGTCCTGCACGATCGACCGCAGCAGTGGGTGCTGGAAAGTATCCGCCAGGGCGAAGTGGATTTTGGCATTGTGATTGATCCTGGCGCGGTGAGTGATTTGCAGTGCGAAGCGATACTCTCCGAACCTTTCCTTCTGCTTTGCCATCAGGCGCACCCGCTGGCGCAACAGGAGTGGGTGAGCTGGCAGGATCTCCAGCAGGAACGACTGGTGTTGCAGGATTACGCCTCGGGGAGTCGGCCGCTCATTGACGCGGCGCTTGCGCACTTTGCGATAGAGGCCAATATTGTGCAGGAAATTGGCCACCCGGCGACGCTGTTTCCGATGGTGGAAGCGGGGATAGGTATCAGCATTTTGCCTGCGCTGGCCTTACCGTTGCCGCAGGGGAGTCATTTGCAGGTGAAGCGACTGACGCCGGTGGTGGAAAGACAGCTGATGCTGGCGCGGCGCAAAAACCGCTCGTTGTCGACAGCAGCCCAGGCGCTGTGGGAGGTGGTCCGCACCCAGGCGAATGCATTAACGTCTTTACGTGCGCAGGATCCGCTCTATCAGATATAG
- a CDS encoding LysR family transcriptional regulator: protein MERTHRIDLKLLRYFLAVAEELHFGRAAARLNMSQPPLSIHIKELEQELGTLLFIRHSRSVALTHAGKILMEESRRLLSSANQVLARVEQIGRGEAGRIELGVIGTAMWGKMRPVMRRFLKTNPNVEVMFRENMPAMQMAMLERRELDAGVWRMAIEPAPGFTSLRLHESSFLVAMPEEHPLTAREAVPLEALRNEYFVTMPSIHTDWAFLQRVCQSAGFSPMIIREVMEPQTVLAMISMGIGITLIADSYAQMNWPGVVFRPLEERIPADLYIVYDQQQATPALEHMIDALTA, encoded by the coding sequence ATGGAACGCACGCATCGTATCGATCTTAAGCTACTGCGTTATTTTCTTGCTGTCGCAGAAGAATTGCATTTTGGACGCGCCGCCGCTCGTCTGAATATGTCGCAGCCTCCACTGAGTATTCATATTAAGGAACTGGAACAAGAGCTCGGCACGCTGTTGTTCATCCGCCATTCCCGCAGCGTGGCGCTGACCCATGCGGGTAAAATCCTGATGGAGGAGTCTCGGCGTCTGCTTTCCAGCGCTAATCAGGTGTTGGCGCGTGTCGAACAGATCGGGCGCGGCGAGGCAGGGCGGATCGAACTGGGGGTGATCGGTACTGCAATGTGGGGAAAAATGCGCCCGGTGATGCGGCGATTTCTGAAGACGAACCCCAACGTGGAGGTGATGTTTCGCGAGAATATGCCCGCGATGCAAATGGCCATGCTGGAGCGACGTGAACTGGATGCTGGCGTCTGGCGAATGGCGATTGAGCCTGCGCCAGGGTTTACCAGCCTGCGACTGCATGAATCCTCTTTTCTGGTGGCGATGCCGGAAGAGCATCCGCTGACGGCCCGTGAGGCCGTGCCGTTAGAAGCACTGCGCAATGAATACTTCGTCACCATGCCTTCCATTCATACCGACTGGGCATTCCTGCAACGCGTTTGCCAGAGCGCCGGATTTTCTCCGATGATTATTCGCGAAGTGATGGAGCCGCAAACGGTGCTGGCGATGATCAGCATGGGGATTGGCATTACGCTGATTGCCGATAGCTATGCGCAGATGAACTGGCCTGGAGTGGTGTTTCGTCCGTTAGAGGAGCGTATTCCGGCAGATTTATACATTGTGTATGACCAGCAGCAAGCGACACCCGCGCTGGAGCACATGATTGATGCGTTAACGGCGTAA
- a CDS encoding MerR family transcriptional regulator, whose translation MFKERMTPEELANLTGYSRQTINKWVRKEGWATSPKPGVQGGKARLVHVNEQVREYIRSAERSAEGLSDTFSHPGDASLEALLIKLVKEMTPAEQKHFTSLLLREGITGLLQRLGIRDSK comes from the coding sequence ATGTTCAAGGAGCGGATGACGCCAGAAGAACTCGCGAATCTGACGGGTTACAGCCGACAGACCATTAATAAATGGGTGCGAAAAGAGGGTTGGGCGACATCACCAAAACCAGGCGTCCAGGGCGGTAAAGCACGACTGGTGCATGTTAACGAACAGGTTCGTGAATATATCCGCAGCGCAGAACGCTCGGCGGAAGGGCTGTCTGACACCTTCTCGCACCCTGGCGATGCCTCGCTGGAAGCCCTACTGATCAAGCTGGTGAAAGAGATGACACCAGCCGAACAAAAACACTTTACCTCTTTGCTACTGCGGGAAGGGATTACCGGTTTATTACAACGCTTAGGGATCCGCGACAGCAAATAA
- a CDS encoding FlxA-like family protein: MTTINVSTPSVQSSGGGTQAASGNSVSAQIAQIAEKITQLTQKLKDVPNGTGSAEDKKKQQEMIQTQIKMLQAQLAQLQRQQAEEAQQKQEQIQVKAEGVNYPSDDHQIDVYI, translated from the coding sequence ATGACCACCATCAACGTCTCGACCCCTTCCGTCCAAAGCAGCGGCGGTGGGACTCAAGCCGCCTCCGGGAACAGCGTCTCTGCGCAAATCGCGCAGATTGCGGAAAAAATCACTCAACTGACGCAGAAGCTCAAAGACGTCCCAAACGGCACCGGTAGTGCGGAAGATAAGAAAAAACAACAAGAAATGATCCAAACGCAGATCAAAATGTTGCAGGCACAGCTGGCACAGCTACAGCGTCAACAGGCCGAGGAGGCTCAGCAAAAACAGGAACAAATCCAGGTTAAAGCGGAAGGTGTTAATTATCCTTCCGACGACCATCAGATTGATGTCTATATCTGA
- a CDS encoding nucleoside permease, whose product MGIASRLKIMSFMQYFIWGSWLVTLGSYMINTLHFTGANVGMVYSSKGLAAIIMPGIMGIIADKWLRAERTYMICHLVCAGVLLYATTVTDPDTMFWVMLINAMAFMPTISLSNSVSYSCLAQAGQDPVSAFPPVRVFGTIGFIVAMWTVSLMGLELSSAQLYIASGASLLLALYALTLPKIPVAEKKASASFASKLGLDAFVLFKNPRMAIFFLFAMMLGAVLQITNVFGNPFLHDFARNPEFADSFVVKYPSILLSVSQMAEVGFILTIPFFLKRFGIKTVMLMSMLAWTLRFGFFAFGDPSPFGFVLLLLSMIVYGCAFDFFNISGSVFVEQEVESRIRASAQGLFMTMVNGVGAWVGSILSGMAVDYFSVDGVKDWQTIWLVFAAYSLALAVIFALFFKYKHEPEKLAQHSLAR is encoded by the coding sequence ATGGGTATTGCGTCCCGATTAAAGATCATGTCGTTTATGCAATATTTTATCTGGGGAAGCTGGCTGGTAACCCTGGGCTCATACATGATTAACACCCTTCATTTTACCGGCGCCAACGTGGGTATGGTATACAGCTCAAAAGGGCTGGCGGCGATTATTATGCCCGGCATTATGGGGATTATTGCGGACAAATGGCTGCGGGCAGAGCGTACCTACATGATCTGCCATCTGGTCTGCGCGGGCGTCTTGCTGTATGCGACCACGGTGACTGACCCGGACACGATGTTCTGGGTGATGTTGATCAACGCAATGGCTTTCATGCCGACCATTTCGCTTTCGAACAGCGTCTCCTACTCCTGCCTGGCGCAGGCAGGGCAAGATCCAGTAAGCGCATTTCCACCTGTTCGCGTTTTTGGCACGATTGGCTTTATCGTTGCGATGTGGACCGTCAGTCTGATGGGGCTGGAGCTGAGCAGCGCGCAGCTGTACATTGCATCCGGCGCGTCGTTGCTGTTGGCGCTCTATGCGCTCACGCTGCCGAAAATTCCGGTGGCCGAAAAGAAAGCGAGCGCATCGTTTGCCAGCAAACTGGGGCTGGATGCGTTCGTGCTGTTTAAAAATCCGCGGATGGCGATTTTCTTTCTGTTTGCCATGATGCTGGGGGCGGTGCTGCAAATTACTAACGTTTTCGGTAACCCCTTCCTGCACGACTTTGCCCGTAACCCAGAATTCGCTGACAGCTTTGTGGTGAAATACCCGTCCATCTTACTGTCCGTCTCGCAGATGGCGGAAGTGGGCTTTATCCTGACCATCCCGTTCTTCCTCAAACGTTTTGGCATCAAAACGGTCATGTTGATGAGCATGCTGGCGTGGACATTGCGCTTTGGCTTCTTTGCCTTTGGCGATCCGTCGCCGTTCGGTTTTGTCCTGCTACTGCTGTCGATGATCGTCTATGGCTGCGCATTCGACTTCTTCAATATCTCTGGCTCCGTCTTCGTTGAGCAGGAGGTGGAATCACGGATCCGTGCCAGCGCGCAGGGGCTGTTTATGACGATGGTCAATGGCGTCGGGGCGTGGGTGGGTTCCATTCTGAGCGGTATGGCGGTGGATTACTTCTCGGTGGATGGCGTGAAGGACTGGCAAACCATCTGGTTGGTCTTTGCGGCGTATTCCCTGGCGCTGGCGGTGATTTTCGCGCTGTTCTTTAAGTACAAACATGAGCCTGAAAAGCTGGCGCAGCACTCGCTGGCTCGTTAA
- a CDS encoding DUF3820 family protein, with product MEKEQLVEIANTVMPFGKYKGRRLIDVPEEYLLWFARKDEFPAGKLGELMQITLLIKTEGLSQLVQPLKRPL from the coding sequence ATGGAGAAAGAGCAGCTCGTTGAGATTGCCAACACGGTGATGCCGTTTGGTAAATACAAAGGGCGTCGGTTGATCGATGTGCCGGAAGAGTATCTGCTGTGGTTTGCCCGTAAGGATGAGTTCCCGGCGGGCAAACTGGGCGAGCTGATGCAAATTACGCTGTTGATCAAAACCGAAGGGCTGAGCCAGTTGGTTCAGCCCCTGAAACGTCCGCTTTAA
- the gltX gene encoding glutamate--tRNA ligase, translating to MKIKTRFAPSPTGYLHVGGARTALYSWLFARNHGGEFVLRIEDTDLERSTPEAIEAIMDGMNWLSLEWDEGPYFQTKRFDRYNAVIDEMLEAGTAYKCYCSKERLDALREEQMAKGEKPRYDGRCRHGHEHHSDDEPCVVRFANPQDGSVIFDDQIRGPIEFSNQELDDLIIRRTDGSPTYNFCVVVDDWDMEITHVIRGEDHINNTPRQINILKALNAPVPVYAHVSMINGDDGKKLSKRHGAVSVMQYRDDGYLPEALLNYLVRLGWSSGDQEIFTREEMIKLFSLGAVSKSASAFNTEKLQWLNHHYINSLAPEYVATHLQWHIEQENIDTRNGPELAELVKLLGERCKTLKEMAQSCRYFYEDFTEFDADAAKKHLRPVARQPLEVVRDKLAAITEWTAENVHHAIQATADELEVGMGKVGMPLRVAVTGAGQSPGLDVTVHAIGKTRSIERINKALAFIADREAQQ from the coding sequence ATGAAAATCAAAACTCGCTTCGCGCCAAGCCCGACAGGCTATCTGCACGTCGGTGGTGCGCGTACTGCTCTCTATTCCTGGCTTTTTGCACGTAATCACGGCGGTGAGTTTGTGCTGCGTATTGAAGACACCGATCTCGAACGTTCCACGCCGGAAGCTATCGAAGCCATTATGGACGGTATGAACTGGCTGAGCCTGGAATGGGACGAAGGCCCATACTTCCAGACTAAACGTTTCGATCGTTATAACGCAGTGATTGATGAAATGCTGGAAGCGGGCACGGCCTATAAATGCTACTGCTCCAAAGAGCGCCTGGACGCACTGCGTGAAGAGCAGATGGCGAAGGGTGAAAAGCCGCGCTACGACGGGCGTTGCCGTCATGGTCATGAACATCACTCTGATGATGAGCCTTGCGTTGTCCGTTTTGCCAACCCGCAGGACGGTTCAGTCATTTTTGACGATCAGATCCGTGGCCCGATCGAATTCAGCAATCAGGAGCTGGACGATCTGATTATCCGCCGCACCGACGGTTCCCCGACCTATAACTTCTGTGTGGTGGTGGACGACTGGGATATGGAGATCACCCACGTTATTCGTGGTGAAGACCATATCAACAATACCCCGCGCCAGATCAACATTCTGAAAGCGCTGAACGCGCCGGTGCCGGTGTACGCCCACGTCTCTATGATCAACGGCGACGACGGTAAAAAGCTGTCCAAACGTCACGGCGCGGTGAGTGTGATGCAGTATCGTGATGACGGCTATTTGCCGGAAGCGCTGCTGAACTACCTGGTGCGTCTGGGTTGGTCCAGCGGCGATCAGGAGATTTTCACGCGTGAAGAGATGATCAAGCTGTTCTCCCTTGGTGCGGTCAGCAAATCCGCCAGTGCGTTCAACACGGAAAAACTGCAGTGGCTGAACCATCACTACATTAATTCGCTGGCGCCGGAGTATGTGGCAACGCATCTGCAGTGGCACATTGAGCAGGAAAACATCGACACCCGTAACGGCCCGGAGTTGGCTGAACTGGTGAAACTGCTGGGCGAGCGCTGCAAAACACTGAAAGAGATGGCGCAGAGCTGCCGTTACTTCTACGAAGACTTTACCGAGTTTGATGCCGATGCAGCGAAGAAACACCTGCGTCCGGTTGCGCGTCAGCCGCTGGAAGTGGTGCGTGACAAACTGGCAGCCATTACCGAGTGGACGGCTGAAAACGTGCATCACGCGATTCAGGCAACTGCTGATGAGCTGGAAGTGGGAATGGGTAAAGTCGGTATGCCGCTGCGTGTGGCGGTAACCGGTGCGGGTCAGTCTCCGGGCTTAGACGTGACGGTGCACGCGATTGGGAAAACTCGCAGCATTGAGCGCATCAATAAAGCGCTGGCTTTTATTGCGGATCGTGAAGCGCAGCAGTAA